A single region of the Penaeus chinensis breed Huanghai No. 1 chromosome 41, ASM1920278v2, whole genome shotgun sequence genome encodes:
- the LOC125047513 gene encoding adenosine 3'-phospho 5'-phosphosulfate transporter 2-like isoform X2, whose protein sequence is MSVQSPVGISDERDTDSFKETMSRGESVSVPIGETENVQKKPDVKLFGFLISNFPATPRFLLLALSVFFFYLMYGYMLELIFTLDGMRPHGWFLTLVQFAYYTIFALIQIKVSGDNIKRKIPMQTYLVIAVLTVGTMGFSNSSVGYLNYPTQVIFKSCKLIPVMIGSMIILGKKYTFPEVVACVCMSLGLIWFTLADSTIQPNFSGTGVVLVSLALLCDAVIGNVQEGAMKQYGEGTTHVVLYSYSYGFFIILIGLLCTGELFTALPFAAQYPWEVYGRSVLLSAAGFCGVQVVLTLVTMHGALVAVTVTTFRKAVTIVLSFVLFSKPFTVQYIWGGLLVVAGIYLNIYSKKKKGSASILVSLQQMYIQIQQHFAPKISSIHKDATEDPESGEMLIKTEEETEKCESEKPRENQ, encoded by the exons ATGTCTGTTCAAAGTCCTGTGGGCATTAGTGATGAAAGGGATACTGACTCATTTAAG GAAACAATGAGTCGTGGGGAGAGTGTGAGTGTCCCTATTGGGGAGACTGAGAATGTCCAGAAGAAGCCTGATGTAAAATTGTTTGGGTTTCTCATCTCCAACTTTCCAGCCACCCCTCGCTTCCTGCTGCTAgcactgtctgtctttttcttttatcttatgtaTGGCTATATGCTG GAACTAATTTTCACACTGGATGGAATGCGGCCCCATGGATGGTTTTTGACGCTGGTTCAGTTTGCATACTACACTATTTTTGCACTCATTCAGATAAAGGTGTCAGGAGAcaatataaagagaaa AATACCCATGCAAACTTACCTTGTCATTGCTGTACTAACAGTTGGTACTATGGGATTCTCTAACTCCTCAGTGGGATATTTGAATTATCCTACACAG GTGATATTCAAGTCTTGTAAGTTAATTCCTGTGATGATTGGGTCGATGATCATCTTGGGAAAGAAGTACACCTTTCCAGAGGTGGTTGCCTGCGTGTGCATGAGTCTGGGGCTCATTTGGTTCACTTTAGCAGACTCTACTATCCAGCCAAATTTTTCAGGAACCG GTGTTGTGCTGGTCAGTTTGGCATTGCTATGTGATGCTGTAATTGGCAATGTTCAGGAAGGTGCTATGAAGCAGTATGGTGAAGGAACAACACATGTTGTCCTCTACTCGTACAGCTATGGGTTCTTTATAATCTTAATAGGGCTTTTGTGTACAGGCGAGTTGTTTACAGCTTTACCATTTGCTGCTCAG tACCCTTGGGAAGTCTATGGCCGCTCAGTGCTGCTGTCTGCTGCTGGGTTCTGTGGAGTGCAGGTGGTGCTGACTCTTGTAACAATGCATGGTGCTCTTGTGGCTGTCACCGTGACAACCTTTCGCAAGGCTGTAACGATTGTCTTGTCTTTCGTGCTTTTCAGCAAGCCATTTACTGTACA ATATATCTGGGGAGGCTTGCTGGTTGTGGCAGGTATATACCTCAACATCtacagcaagaagaagaaaggctCCGCATCCATCTTAGTCTCGTTGCAACAGATGTACATTCAGATCCAACAGCACTTTGCTCCCAAAATCAGCAGTATACATAAAG ATGCCACCGAAGACCCCGAGAGTGGAGAAATGCTGATTAAGACTGAGGAAGAAACTGAGAAATGTGAATCG GAAAAGCCCCGAGAGAACCAGTAG
- the LOC125047513 gene encoding adenosine 3'-phospho 5'-phosphosulfate transporter 2-like isoform X4, whose protein sequence is MSVQSPVGISDERDTDSFKETMSRGESVSVPIGETENVQKKPDVKLFGFLISNFPATPRFLLLALSVFFFYLMYGYMLELIFTLDGMRPHGWFLTLVQFAYYTIFALIQIKVSGDNIKRKIPMQTYLVIAVLTVGTMGFSNSSVGYLNYPTQVIFKSCKLIPVMIGSMIILGKKYTFPEVVACVCMSLGLIWFTLADSTIQPNFSGTGVVLVSLALLCDAVIGNVQEGAMKQYGEGTTHVVLYSYSYGFFIILIGLLCTGELFTALPFAAQYPWEVYGRSVLLSAAGFCGVQVVLTLVTMHGALVAVTVTTFRKAVTIVLSFVLFSKPFTVQYIWGGLLVVAGIYLNIYSKKKKGSASILVSLQQMYIQIQQHFAPKISSIHKDHLADTVLQLVYV, encoded by the exons ATGTCTGTTCAAAGTCCTGTGGGCATTAGTGATGAAAGGGATACTGACTCATTTAAG GAAACAATGAGTCGTGGGGAGAGTGTGAGTGTCCCTATTGGGGAGACTGAGAATGTCCAGAAGAAGCCTGATGTAAAATTGTTTGGGTTTCTCATCTCCAACTTTCCAGCCACCCCTCGCTTCCTGCTGCTAgcactgtctgtctttttcttttatcttatgtaTGGCTATATGCTG GAACTAATTTTCACACTGGATGGAATGCGGCCCCATGGATGGTTTTTGACGCTGGTTCAGTTTGCATACTACACTATTTTTGCACTCATTCAGATAAAGGTGTCAGGAGAcaatataaagagaaa AATACCCATGCAAACTTACCTTGTCATTGCTGTACTAACAGTTGGTACTATGGGATTCTCTAACTCCTCAGTGGGATATTTGAATTATCCTACACAG GTGATATTCAAGTCTTGTAAGTTAATTCCTGTGATGATTGGGTCGATGATCATCTTGGGAAAGAAGTACACCTTTCCAGAGGTGGTTGCCTGCGTGTGCATGAGTCTGGGGCTCATTTGGTTCACTTTAGCAGACTCTACTATCCAGCCAAATTTTTCAGGAACCG GTGTTGTGCTGGTCAGTTTGGCATTGCTATGTGATGCTGTAATTGGCAATGTTCAGGAAGGTGCTATGAAGCAGTATGGTGAAGGAACAACACATGTTGTCCTCTACTCGTACAGCTATGGGTTCTTTATAATCTTAATAGGGCTTTTGTGTACAGGCGAGTTGTTTACAGCTTTACCATTTGCTGCTCAG tACCCTTGGGAAGTCTATGGCCGCTCAGTGCTGCTGTCTGCTGCTGGGTTCTGTGGAGTGCAGGTGGTGCTGACTCTTGTAACAATGCATGGTGCTCTTGTGGCTGTCACCGTGACAACCTTTCGCAAGGCTGTAACGATTGTCTTGTCTTTCGTGCTTTTCAGCAAGCCATTTACTGTACA ATATATCTGGGGAGGCTTGCTGGTTGTGGCAGGTATATACCTCAACATCtacagcaagaagaagaaaggctCCGCATCCATCTTAGTCTCGTTGCAACAGATGTACATTCAGATCCAACAGCACTTTGCTCCCAAAATCAGCAGTATACATAAAG ATCACTTGGCTGATACTGTTCTTCAGTTAGTGTATGTATAA
- the LOC125047513 gene encoding adenosine 3'-phospho 5'-phosphosulfate transporter 2-like isoform X1 has protein sequence MSVQSPVGISDERDTDSFKETMSRGESVSVPIGETENVQKKPDVKLFGFLISNFPATPRFLLLALSVFFFYLMYGYMLELIFTLDGMRPHGWFLTLVQFAYYTIFALIQIKVSGDNIKRKIPMQTYLVIAVLTVGTMGFSNSSVGYLNYPTQVIFKSCKLIPVMIGSMIILGKKYTFPEVVACVCMSLGLIWFTLADSTIQPNFSGTGVVLVSLALLCDAVIGNVQEGAMKQYGEGTTHVVLYSYSYGFFIILIGLLCTGELFTALPFAAQYPWEVYGRSVLLSAAGFCGVQVVLTLVTMHGALVAVTVTTFRKAVTIVLSFVLFSKPFTVQYIWGGLLVVAGIYLNIYSKKKKGSASILVSLQQMYIQIQQHFAPKISSIHKDATEDPESGEMLIKTEEETEKCESRPDLTFYQEKPRENQ, from the exons ATGTCTGTTCAAAGTCCTGTGGGCATTAGTGATGAAAGGGATACTGACTCATTTAAG GAAACAATGAGTCGTGGGGAGAGTGTGAGTGTCCCTATTGGGGAGACTGAGAATGTCCAGAAGAAGCCTGATGTAAAATTGTTTGGGTTTCTCATCTCCAACTTTCCAGCCACCCCTCGCTTCCTGCTGCTAgcactgtctgtctttttcttttatcttatgtaTGGCTATATGCTG GAACTAATTTTCACACTGGATGGAATGCGGCCCCATGGATGGTTTTTGACGCTGGTTCAGTTTGCATACTACACTATTTTTGCACTCATTCAGATAAAGGTGTCAGGAGAcaatataaagagaaa AATACCCATGCAAACTTACCTTGTCATTGCTGTACTAACAGTTGGTACTATGGGATTCTCTAACTCCTCAGTGGGATATTTGAATTATCCTACACAG GTGATATTCAAGTCTTGTAAGTTAATTCCTGTGATGATTGGGTCGATGATCATCTTGGGAAAGAAGTACACCTTTCCAGAGGTGGTTGCCTGCGTGTGCATGAGTCTGGGGCTCATTTGGTTCACTTTAGCAGACTCTACTATCCAGCCAAATTTTTCAGGAACCG GTGTTGTGCTGGTCAGTTTGGCATTGCTATGTGATGCTGTAATTGGCAATGTTCAGGAAGGTGCTATGAAGCAGTATGGTGAAGGAACAACACATGTTGTCCTCTACTCGTACAGCTATGGGTTCTTTATAATCTTAATAGGGCTTTTGTGTACAGGCGAGTTGTTTACAGCTTTACCATTTGCTGCTCAG tACCCTTGGGAAGTCTATGGCCGCTCAGTGCTGCTGTCTGCTGCTGGGTTCTGTGGAGTGCAGGTGGTGCTGACTCTTGTAACAATGCATGGTGCTCTTGTGGCTGTCACCGTGACAACCTTTCGCAAGGCTGTAACGATTGTCTTGTCTTTCGTGCTTTTCAGCAAGCCATTTACTGTACA ATATATCTGGGGAGGCTTGCTGGTTGTGGCAGGTATATACCTCAACATCtacagcaagaagaagaaaggctCCGCATCCATCTTAGTCTCGTTGCAACAGATGTACATTCAGATCCAACAGCACTTTGCTCCCAAAATCAGCAGTATACATAAAG ATGCCACCGAAGACCCCGAGAGTGGAGAAATGCTGATTAAGACTGAGGAAGAAACTGAGAAATGTGAATCG CGACCTGACCTTACTTTCTATCAGGAAAAGCCCCGAGAGAACCAGTAG
- the LOC125047513 gene encoding adenosine 3'-phospho 5'-phosphosulfate transporter 2-like isoform X3, which translates to MSRGESVSVPIGETENVQKKPDVKLFGFLISNFPATPRFLLLALSVFFFYLMYGYMLELIFTLDGMRPHGWFLTLVQFAYYTIFALIQIKVSGDNIKRKIPMQTYLVIAVLTVGTMGFSNSSVGYLNYPTQVIFKSCKLIPVMIGSMIILGKKYTFPEVVACVCMSLGLIWFTLADSTIQPNFSGTGVVLVSLALLCDAVIGNVQEGAMKQYGEGTTHVVLYSYSYGFFIILIGLLCTGELFTALPFAAQYPWEVYGRSVLLSAAGFCGVQVVLTLVTMHGALVAVTVTTFRKAVTIVLSFVLFSKPFTVQYIWGGLLVVAGIYLNIYSKKKKGSASILVSLQQMYIQIQQHFAPKISSIHKDATEDPESGEMLIKTEEETEKCESRPDLTFYQEKPRENQ; encoded by the exons ATGAGTCGTGGGGAGAGTGTGAGTGTCCCTATTGGGGAGACTGAGAATGTCCAGAAGAAGCCTGATGTAAAATTGTTTGGGTTTCTCATCTCCAACTTTCCAGCCACCCCTCGCTTCCTGCTGCTAgcactgtctgtctttttcttttatcttatgtaTGGCTATATGCTG GAACTAATTTTCACACTGGATGGAATGCGGCCCCATGGATGGTTTTTGACGCTGGTTCAGTTTGCATACTACACTATTTTTGCACTCATTCAGATAAAGGTGTCAGGAGAcaatataaagagaaa AATACCCATGCAAACTTACCTTGTCATTGCTGTACTAACAGTTGGTACTATGGGATTCTCTAACTCCTCAGTGGGATATTTGAATTATCCTACACAG GTGATATTCAAGTCTTGTAAGTTAATTCCTGTGATGATTGGGTCGATGATCATCTTGGGAAAGAAGTACACCTTTCCAGAGGTGGTTGCCTGCGTGTGCATGAGTCTGGGGCTCATTTGGTTCACTTTAGCAGACTCTACTATCCAGCCAAATTTTTCAGGAACCG GTGTTGTGCTGGTCAGTTTGGCATTGCTATGTGATGCTGTAATTGGCAATGTTCAGGAAGGTGCTATGAAGCAGTATGGTGAAGGAACAACACATGTTGTCCTCTACTCGTACAGCTATGGGTTCTTTATAATCTTAATAGGGCTTTTGTGTACAGGCGAGTTGTTTACAGCTTTACCATTTGCTGCTCAG tACCCTTGGGAAGTCTATGGCCGCTCAGTGCTGCTGTCTGCTGCTGGGTTCTGTGGAGTGCAGGTGGTGCTGACTCTTGTAACAATGCATGGTGCTCTTGTGGCTGTCACCGTGACAACCTTTCGCAAGGCTGTAACGATTGTCTTGTCTTTCGTGCTTTTCAGCAAGCCATTTACTGTACA ATATATCTGGGGAGGCTTGCTGGTTGTGGCAGGTATATACCTCAACATCtacagcaagaagaagaaaggctCCGCATCCATCTTAGTCTCGTTGCAACAGATGTACATTCAGATCCAACAGCACTTTGCTCCCAAAATCAGCAGTATACATAAAG ATGCCACCGAAGACCCCGAGAGTGGAGAAATGCTGATTAAGACTGAGGAAGAAACTGAGAAATGTGAATCG CGACCTGACCTTACTTTCTATCAGGAAAAGCCCCGAGAGAACCAGTAG